A section of the Eublepharis macularius isolate TG4126 chromosome 1, MPM_Emac_v1.0, whole genome shotgun sequence genome encodes:
- the UBXN1 gene encoding UBX domain-containing protein 1 yields MMECTALESLIEMGFPQNRAEKALALTGNQGIEPAMDWLMEHENDPDLDDPYVPPQGHVPSTEEPPEGRTPEAVQGGTEPTLEELAEVDNRHTLSEEEKREQTKRMMELISQKQREREEREKRESIEREKQRRKQGQELSLIRQKLQEDEMKKLAEERRKEKMEEKLAKQRVREKIERDKAERAKKFGGGCSSSSQASNPPEPVAPTLVPSSPSQEPPVKREYDQCRIQVRLLDGTSLTQTFRAKEQLAAVRLYVELNRQDGGEEPFNLLTSFPRRVFTEEDMEKPLQELGLVPSAVLIVAKKGNS; encoded by the exons ATGATGGAGTGCACGGCCCTGGAGAGTCTCATCGAGATGGGCTTCCCCCAGAACAGAGC AGAGAAGGCACTGGCCCTGACAGGAAACCAGGGCATTGAACCAGCGATGGATTG GCTAATGGAACATGAGAATGACCCTGACCTAGACGATCCATATGTACCTCCCCAGGGCCATGTGCCGAGCACGGAGGAGCCTCCCGAGGGAAGGACGCCTGAGGCAGTACAAGGTGGAACAG AGCCCACGTTAGAGGAGTTAGCTGAGGTGGACAACCGGCATACCTTGAGTGAAGAAGAGAAACGGGAGCAGACGAAAAG GATGATGGAGCTGATCTCTCAGAAGCAGCGGGAGCGAGAGGAGCGGGAGAAACGAGAGAGCATTGAGCGGGAGAAGCAGCGCCGGAAGCAGGGCCAAGAGCTCTCCCTCATCCGCCAGAAGCTGCAAGAGGATGAGATGAAGAAGCTGGCAGAAGAGAGGCGCAAGGAGAAGATGGAAGAGAAGCTGGCCAA GCAGCGGGTGCGAGAGAAGATTGAACGAGACAAGGCCGAGAGAGCCAAGAAG tTTGGCGGTGGCTGCAGCAGCTCTTCCCAAGCCTCCAACCCACCTGAGCCAGTCGCCCCCACGCTGGTTCCCTCCTCACCTAGCCAGGAGCCCCCTGTGAAGCGAGAGTATGATCAGTGCAGGATACAG GTGAGGCTGTTGGATGGGACGTCACTCACACAGACCTTCAGAGCCAAAGAGCAACTAGCAGCTGTCCGACTGTACGTGGAGCTGAACCGTCAGGATGGTGGCGAAGAGCCTTTCAACCTCCTCACGAGCTTCCCCCGGCGTGTCTTCACTGAGGAAGACATGGAGAAGCCCTTGCAGGAGTTGG GTCTGGTGCCTTCAGCTGTGCTGATTGTGGCCAAGAAGGGGAACAGCTGA
- the DMAC1 gene encoding distal membrane-arm assembly complex protein 1, with amino-acid sequence MSSKPSEVGPPAPHKPLFGDCWSCRLLSGLGLMAASVWVFMGPRRVMRQRIPPNMWHITQMTFAVGLFAWGAVVIADPVGRQIRKE; translated from the exons ATGTCGTCCAAGCCCTCGGAGGTCGGGCCTCCAGCCCCCCACAAGCCTCTGTTCGGGGACTGCTGGAGCTGCCGCCTCCTGAGCGGGCTGGGGCTGATGGCCGCCAGTGTCTGGGTCTTTATGGGGCCTCGCAGGGTCATGCGGCAGAGGATCCCGCCCAATATGTGGCACATCACCCAGATGACCTTCGCCGTGG GTCTTTTCGCTTGGGGTGCTGTAGTGATTGCAGACCCGGTTGGGAGACAGATACGAAAAGAGTGA